One stretch of Aeromicrobium fastidiosum DNA includes these proteins:
- a CDS encoding thioesterase family protein: MHEHAFPMRWADLDSLNHVNNVVYLDYAAEARAILVDDGVIAADDTISTVSIRFVRPLLLGSRDVVVRSELTDGVLTQQITADGVAPVFAVVTVEYVDADLPSRVVPGGELPVLPVRVRRSDLDAAGAVRPAKLFELLQEVRVLNISRRLDTIAAGSVVVGTASVTHVRPITWRAEPYEATVWVSRVGRGSFDLHCQISDGATLLADSSTAMVGFDPHTQSSRPLGEAERAQLEALVPS; this comes from the coding sequence ATGCACGAACATGCGTTCCCGATGCGCTGGGCCGACCTCGACTCGCTCAACCACGTCAACAACGTCGTCTACCTCGACTACGCCGCCGAGGCGCGGGCGATCCTGGTGGACGACGGGGTGATCGCCGCTGACGACACGATCTCGACCGTCTCGATCCGGTTCGTCAGGCCCCTGCTGCTGGGCAGCAGGGACGTCGTCGTGCGCTCGGAGCTGACCGATGGTGTCCTGACGCAGCAGATCACCGCCGACGGCGTGGCGCCCGTCTTCGCCGTCGTGACGGTCGAGTACGTCGACGCCGATCTGCCGAGCCGCGTCGTGCCGGGCGGCGAGCTGCCGGTGCTCCCCGTCCGCGTCCGCCGCAGCGACCTCGATGCGGCTGGTGCCGTGCGGCCCGCCAAGCTGTTCGAGCTGTTGCAGGAGGTGCGGGTGCTCAACATCTCGAGACGGCTCGACACCATCGCAGCCGGGAGCGTCGTCGTCGGCACGGCCAGCGTCACCCACGTGCGTCCGATCACCTGGCGTGCCGAGCCGTACGAGGCGACTGTCTGGGTGAGCCGGGTCGGTCGCGGATCGTTCGACCTGCACTGCCAGATCTCGGACGGTGCCACGCTGCTCGCCGACTCCTCGACGGCGATGGTCGGCTTCGATCCGCACACCCAGTCGTCCAGGCCTCTCGGCGAGGCCGAGCGCGCCCAGCTCGAGGCGCTCGTCCCGAGCTGA
- a CDS encoding biotin/lipoyl-binding carrier protein, which produces MHLARAEIVSNVWKIVVREGDQVGVGDVLAVLESMKMEIPLVAQVGGHVSKVLVSLGQIVQEGDPVIEIDETASA; this is translated from the coding sequence ATGCACCTCGCGCGCGCAGAGATCGTCTCGAACGTCTGGAAGATCGTCGTCCGCGAGGGCGACCAGGTGGGGGTCGGCGACGTCCTCGCCGTCCTGGAGTCGATGAAGATGGAGATCCCGCTGGTCGCGCAGGTGGGCGGACACGTCAGCAAGGTGCTCGTCTCCCTCGGCCAGATCGTCCAGGAGGGCGACCCCGTCATCGAGATCGACGAGACCGCCAGCGCCTGA
- a CDS encoding acyl-CoA carboxylase subunit beta — MSELDRSVVADATSADQAGPPDQRVVLAERRTSRFARVEPKGKRVYTARERAEMLVDEGSFVEMTPMRSASPGAGSGVVSGWGTTDGHSVVVVSHDAAVASGAIGAVMAEAIQKAQRFAIDKGYPIVYINDSGGARIHDGIFALHGCGGIFALNIEAQSRIPQISLILGPCAGAAAYSPALTDWTIMVKEQGQMFLTGPDIVKAATGEDASAEDIGGSALHTKVSGVAHLEVDSEEEAFHATRLLLSFLPTHKGGTQKRHDAVPANPHSVAALPGLVPEKSSIVFDMNKLLDGVLDNGARLELMPEHAPSILTLFARIDGHAVGVLANQPNARGGILDSKASVKAARFVEFCGRFDLPVLTFVDVPGFLPGTVEEGRGVITHGAKLLKAYVDTKSPKLTVVVRKSYGGAYIAMGSASLGAHANWAWANSEIAVMGPGGAVALLHRRALKEAEEPTVLRDELAAVYREEVARPYLAAEAGIVDDVILPEETRDRMIAALRMLTHGQGS; from the coding sequence GTGTCAGAGCTCGATCGTTCGGTGGTCGCAGATGCCACGTCGGCCGACCAGGCGGGACCGCCCGACCAGCGCGTCGTGCTGGCCGAGCGCCGCACCAGCCGATTCGCCCGTGTCGAGCCCAAGGGCAAGCGCGTCTACACCGCTCGTGAACGTGCCGAGATGCTGGTCGACGAGGGCTCGTTCGTCGAGATGACGCCGATGCGCTCGGCGTCGCCCGGCGCGGGCAGCGGCGTCGTCTCCGGCTGGGGGACGACCGACGGTCACTCGGTCGTGGTCGTGTCGCACGACGCGGCCGTCGCCTCCGGTGCCATCGGTGCCGTGATGGCCGAGGCCATCCAGAAGGCCCAGCGCTTCGCGATCGACAAGGGCTACCCGATCGTCTACATCAACGACTCGGGCGGTGCCCGCATCCACGACGGCATCTTCGCGCTGCACGGCTGCGGCGGCATCTTCGCGCTCAACATCGAGGCGCAGAGCCGTATCCCGCAGATCTCGCTGATCCTCGGCCCCTGCGCCGGTGCCGCCGCGTACTCGCCGGCGCTCACCGACTGGACGATCATGGTCAAGGAGCAGGGACAGATGTTCCTGACCGGCCCCGACATCGTCAAGGCCGCGACCGGCGAGGACGCCTCCGCCGAGGACATCGGTGGCTCGGCGCTGCACACCAAGGTCAGCGGCGTCGCGCACCTCGAGGTCGACAGCGAGGAGGAGGCGTTCCACGCGACCCGCTTGCTGCTGTCGTTCCTGCCGACGCACAAGGGTGGCACGCAGAAGCGCCACGACGCGGTGCCGGCCAACCCGCACTCGGTCGCGGCGCTGCCGGGCCTCGTCCCCGAGAAGTCGAGCATCGTGTTCGACATGAACAAGCTGCTGGACGGCGTGCTCGACAACGGCGCACGTCTCGAGCTGATGCCCGAGCACGCCCCCAGCATCCTGACCCTCTTCGCCCGCATCGACGGCCACGCCGTCGGCGTCCTGGCCAACCAGCCCAACGCACGCGGCGGCATCCTCGACTCGAAGGCATCGGTCAAGGCCGCCCGCTTCGTCGAGTTCTGCGGGCGGTTCGACCTGCCCGTCCTCACGTTCGTCGACGTGCCCGGCTTCCTGCCCGGGACCGTCGAGGAGGGGCGAGGCGTCATCACGCATGGCGCCAAGCTCCTCAAGGCGTACGTCGACACCAAGAGCCCCAAGCTCACGGTCGTCGTCCGCAAGTCGTACGGCGGTGCCTACATCGCGATGGGCTCGGCCTCGCTCGGTGCGCACGCCAACTGGGCGTGGGCCAACTCCGAGATCGCCGTGATGGGTCCCGGCGGCGCCGTCGCGCTGCTGCACCGTCGCGCGCTCAAGGAGGCCGAGGAGCCGACGGTCCTGCGCGACGAGCTCGCGGCTGTCTACCGCGAGGAGGTCGCCCGGCCGTACCTCGCCGCCGAGGCTGGCATCGTCGACGACGTGATCCTGCCCGAGGAGACCCGCGACCGCATGATCGCCGCGCTCCGCATGCTGACCCACGGACAGGGGTCCTGA
- the fabG gene encoding 3-oxoacyl-ACP reductase FabG — MTEIRTAIVTGAARGIGSAVAQRLAADGFQVAVVDLDESACATTVDAITTAGGKALAVGADVSNEEQVKAAIDRIAAELGAPTVLVNNAGVLRDNLLFKMTSDDWDIVMNVHLRGSFLMTKYSQKHMTEAGYGRIVNLSSTSALGNRGQANYSAAKAGLQGFTKTLAIELGKFGVTANAIAPGFIQTDMTAATAERMKVPFDDFIKYSAEQIPVQRVGQPEDIAHTASFLVSEGAGFVSGQVIYVAGGPKD; from the coding sequence GTGACCGAAATCCGCACCGCGATCGTCACCGGAGCAGCCCGTGGCATCGGCTCGGCCGTCGCCCAGCGCCTCGCCGCCGACGGCTTCCAGGTCGCCGTCGTCGACCTCGACGAGTCCGCCTGCGCCACGACCGTCGACGCCATCACCACTGCCGGCGGCAAGGCCCTCGCGGTCGGCGCCGACGTCAGCAACGAGGAGCAGGTCAAGGCCGCGATCGACCGCATCGCCGCCGAGCTCGGCGCACCCACCGTGCTGGTCAACAACGCCGGCGTCCTGCGCGACAACCTGCTGTTCAAGATGACCTCCGACGACTGGGACATCGTCATGAACGTGCACCTGCGCGGCTCGTTCCTCATGACGAAGTACAGCCAGAAGCACATGACCGAGGCCGGCTACGGACGCATCGTCAACCTCTCCAGCACGTCCGCCCTGGGCAACCGCGGGCAGGCCAACTACTCCGCCGCCAAGGCCGGCCTGCAGGGCTTCACCAAGACCCTCGCGATCGAGCTCGGCAAGTTCGGCGTCACCGCCAACGCGATCGCGCCGGGCTTCATCCAGACCGACATGACGGCAGCGACCGCCGAGCGCATGAAGGTGCCCTTCGACGACTTCATCAAGTACAGCGCCGAGCAGATCCCCGTGCAGCGCGTCGGCCAGCCCGAGGACATCGCCCACACGGCGTCGTTCCTCGTGAGCGAGGGCGCAGGCTTCGTCTCCGGCCAGGTCATCTACGTCGCCGGCGGACCGAAGGACTGA
- a CDS encoding phosphotransferase family protein — protein sequence MSTDPQGLDTAAVAGWLAEQVPGSVAGPFEASLITGGKSNLTYLVTDGVHEYVVRRPPLGHVLATAHDMAREHRVMAALTSTTVPVPRMVALCEDVDVIGAPFYVMDKVEGTAYSRASQLAPLGAGRTRLISERLVDALVDLHAVDYRAVGLGEFGRPDGYLARQVSRWKKQLVASTSRDLPGMDELVRRLDSAIPEGGEGTIVHGDYRLDNALVQDDRITAVLDWEMSTLGDPLTDVALMLAYQALADITPSSGALVTDASNAPGYLDRQAVLDRYAAGSGRDVSDIGWHVSLAFFKLAVILEGIHFRHSQGQTVGAGFDGIGDAIGPLIEAGLAASR from the coding sequence ATGAGCACTGACCCCCAGGGGCTGGACACCGCCGCCGTCGCCGGCTGGCTCGCCGAGCAGGTTCCGGGCAGCGTCGCCGGTCCGTTCGAGGCCTCGCTCATCACGGGCGGCAAGTCGAACCTCACGTACCTCGTCACCGACGGGGTGCACGAGTACGTCGTGCGACGTCCTCCCCTGGGTCACGTGCTCGCGACGGCGCACGACATGGCGCGCGAGCACCGCGTCATGGCGGCGCTGACCTCCACGACCGTGCCCGTGCCTCGCATGGTCGCCCTGTGCGAGGACGTCGACGTCATCGGCGCCCCGTTCTACGTCATGGACAAGGTCGAGGGGACGGCTTACAGCCGGGCGTCCCAGCTCGCCCCGCTCGGGGCCGGGCGGACGCGACTCATCAGCGAGCGCCTCGTCGACGCCCTCGTCGACCTCCATGCCGTCGACTACCGCGCCGTCGGGCTGGGCGAGTTCGGTCGCCCCGACGGCTACCTGGCACGCCAGGTCTCGCGGTGGAAGAAGCAGCTCGTCGCGTCCACCAGCCGCGACCTGCCGGGCATGGACGAGCTGGTCCGCCGGCTCGACTCCGCGATCCCCGAGGGCGGCGAGGGGACGATCGTCCACGGCGACTACCGCCTCGACAACGCGTTGGTGCAGGACGACCGCATCACGGCGGTCCTCGACTGGGAGATGAGCACGCTCGGCGACCCCCTGACCGATGTCGCGCTGATGCTCGCCTACCAGGCGCTCGCCGACATCACGCCCTCGTCGGGCGCCCTCGTCACGGATGCCTCGAACGCGCCGGGATACCTCGACCGCCAGGCCGTCCTCGATCGATACGCCGCCGGCTCGGGCCGCGACGTCAGCGACATCGGCTGGCACGTGTCGCTCGCGTTCTTCAAGCTCGCGGTGATCCTCGAGGGCATCCATTTCAGGCACTCGCAGGGCCAGACCGTCGGAGCCGGCTTCGACGGCATCGGCGACGCGATCGGTCCGCTGATCGAGGCAGGTCTCGCCGCTTCACGCTAG
- a CDS encoding TetR family transcriptional regulator — protein MTAEILEPRRRPTQERSHKKFDHLLLVSRQLLLDVGFESFTCEEVASRAGLPIGTLYQFFQNKYVIVCELDRVDAVAVRLELRSFADAIPTLDWLKFLDRLVDHMAALWAGDPSRRAVWLAVQSTPATRATAAVTERELAAEVARALAPLTPGTPRERRTIMAEVLVHVVYSMLNFSIRDSQEHSESIIELKRLLASYLLSAEHG, from the coding sequence GTGACGGCCGAGATCCTCGAACCCCGGCGCCGCCCGACGCAGGAGCGGAGCCACAAGAAGTTCGACCACCTGCTGCTGGTGTCCCGCCAGCTGCTGCTCGACGTCGGCTTCGAGTCGTTCACGTGCGAAGAGGTCGCCAGCCGTGCCGGGCTGCCGATCGGGACGCTCTACCAGTTCTTCCAGAACAAGTACGTCATCGTGTGCGAGCTCGATCGCGTCGACGCCGTCGCCGTCCGCCTCGAGCTGCGGTCGTTCGCCGACGCCATCCCGACGCTCGACTGGCTCAAGTTCCTCGACCGCCTCGTCGACCACATGGCTGCCCTCTGGGCCGGCGATCCGTCGCGGCGCGCCGTGTGGCTCGCGGTGCAGTCGACGCCCGCGACCCGGGCCACGGCCGCCGTGACCGAGCGCGAGCTCGCCGCCGAGGTCGCCCGGGCGCTGGCCCCCCTGACCCCCGGCACGCCCCGCGAGCGCCGCACCATCATGGCCGAGGTGCTCGTGCACGTCGTCTACTCGATGCTCAACTTCTCGATCCGCGACAGCCAGGAGCACAGCGAGTCGATCATCGAGCTCAAGCGACTGCTGGCGTCGTACCTGCTCAGTGCGGAGCACGGCTGA
- a CDS encoding helix-turn-helix domain-containing protein, whose protein sequence is MFGPTPLVLSSANPNNLPALGSPARRDPSKAKPRAGRRRITEKDRRRIVELYERGVSSRAVASEVGLSKATVLNVLKSEHVVRRPPGQSCCAN, encoded by the coding sequence ATGTTCGGACCAACTCCGCTAGTCCTGAGTTCAGCCAATCCGAACAATCTTCCGGCGCTCGGCTCCCCCGCCCGCCGGGATCCCAGCAAAGCGAAACCTCGGGCCGGTCGGCGGCGAATCACCGAGAAGGACCGACGGAGGATCGTCGAGCTGTACGAACGTGGGGTGAGCAGCCGCGCAGTGGCATCAGAGGTCGGACTATCCAAAGCGACCGTGCTGAACGTCCTCAAGTCGGAGCATGTGGTGCGCAGGCCACCCGGACAGTCCTGTTGTGCCAACTGA